TCCTGGCGTCGAGGATGGGACGATCATTCTCGTGGGAGCGACCACGGAGAACCCGTTCTTCGAAGTGAACTCGCCGCTGATCTCCCGGGCCAGCCTGTTCCGGCTCGAGAAGATCGAACCCGAGGAGCTTGGAGTGTTGATCGACCGGGCGATCTCCGACACGGAGCGAGGATTGGGTGGAACCGGCGTCTGCTTGGAGACCGAGGCTCGAACGGCACTCACCGAACGTGTCGGTGGAGACGCCAGGGCGGCACTGAACGCTCTCGAGATAGCAGCTTCCCTCGCGCTCGGTGCGAAGCGAGTCGAGATCGGCCTGGACGATGTGGCGGAGGCCTTGCAGCGCCGCATCGTCCTGTACGACAAGTCGGGCGATCGCCACTACGACGTGATCTCCGCATTCATCAAGAGTCTGCGGGGTTCCGACCCGGACGCAGCCCTGTACTGGTTGCACACGATGCTCGTGGCAGGTGAGGATCCCGAGTTCATCATGCGCAGGATGATCATCTTCGCGTCCGAGGACGTTGGTCTGGCCGACCGGCACGCGCTGCCCCTGGTGATCGCCGCATCCCAGGCCCTTGCCTACACGGGACTCCCCGAGGCCACCTACGCGCTGACACACGCTGCCCTCCACCTTGCGACCGCCGTCAAGTCCAACACGGTCGCCGTCTCGATTCGCAAGGCGCACGAGGCAGTCGAGGAGACCGTGGGTGCGGACGTGCCGGTCCACCTTCGCTCCGCCGCGTACCCGGGAGCCGAGAAACTGGGGCACGGCATCGGCTATCGCTATCCGCATGACTACGAGGGACACGTCGTTGCCCAGCAGTACCTTCCCGACGAGGCGGTTGGACGTGAGCTGTTCACTCCCGTCGACCAGGGGGACGAAGCCGGTATCAGAGAGCGTATCGCAGCATGGCGACGGTACCTCGAAGGCAAGGAACGGCGTGAAACGTGACGCAAGTGACACCTGGCCGTCTGCACTAACCTGCCTGCCATGATGGTGAGGCTGTGGTGGTTCCTGCTCGGTGCAGGCTCGGGAGCGTGGGGCACGATCTGGTTATTGAGGCGCATGCAGCGGGCGCGAGCGGCGTTGGCTCCGGCGAACGTCGCGAGGCAGAGCGCGCTGGCGGTCGCCGATGTTCTCGCAGCCGGAGGCAGACGTCTCGCGAGTGACCACCGCTAACCTGGGTGTTTCATGGACTCCACACGCATACGTTCATCATTTCTGCGCTTCTTCGAGGAGAGAGACCACGTCGTTCGTCCCTCGGCGTCGCTGATTCCCGTCGATCCCACCCTCCTGCTCACCAACGCCGGCATGGTTCCCTTCAAACCGTATTTCCTTGGTGAAGAGCCCGCACCGTTTCCGAGAGCGGTGTCGGTGCAGAAGAGCTTCCGCACGGTCGATATCGACATCATCGGGACGACGGCGCGACATTTCACCTTTTTCGAGATGCTGGGGAACTTCAGTTTTGGGGACTACTTCAAGGAGAAGGCGATCCCCTACGCATACGAACTCGTCACCGAAGTGTTCGGCATCGACCCGGAGCTGTTGTGGTTCACGGTGTATGAAACCGATGACGAGGCCGCCGAGATCTGGATCGACGGCGTGGGCATTCCCCCGCACAGGGTGCAGCGCCGGGGAAGGGACAACTTCTGGCAGATGGGCGTGCCGGGTCCAGCCGGTCCCTGCTCGGAGATCTTCTTCGA
The sequence above is a segment of the Actinomycetota bacterium genome. Coding sequences within it:
- a CDS encoding replication-associated recombination protein A, with protein sequence MDDLFAAHRSEVKSKVAPLASRMRPTTLDEVVGQPHLVGPGAAFRRLLEAGRPISMILWGPPGTGKTTLARLVAGTSGARFEQLSATAAGVKDVRRILREAERRLGEESRRTVLFLDEIHRFSKSQQDALLPGVEDGTIILVGATTENPFFEVNSPLISRASLFRLEKIEPEELGVLIDRAISDTERGLGGTGVCLETEARTALTERVGGDARAALNALEIAASLALGAKRVEIGLDDVAEALQRRIVLYDKSGDRHYDVISAFIKSLRGSDPDAALYWLHTMLVAGEDPEFIMRRMIIFASEDVGLADRHALPLVIAASQALAYTGLPEATYALTHAALHLATAVKSNTVAVSIRKAHEAVEETVGADVPVHLRSAAYPGAEKLGHGIGYRYPHDYEGHVVAQQYLPDEAVGRELFTPVDQGDEAGIRERIAAWRRYLEGKERRET